The following coding sequences lie in one Sorghum bicolor cultivar BTx623 chromosome 6, Sorghum_bicolor_NCBIv3, whole genome shotgun sequence genomic window:
- the LOC8070254 gene encoding peroxidase 16, which yields MARAGGGGLLVFLLRGAALVTVAAVLLVGAARAAQLRQNYYGSSCPSAESTVRSVISQRLQQSFAVGPGTLRLFFHDCFVRGCDASVMLMAPNGDDESHSGADATLSPDAVDAINKAKAAVEALPGCAGKVSCADILAMAARDVVSLLGGPNYAVELGRLDGKTFNRAIVKHVLPGPGFNLDQLNSLFAQNGLTQTDMIALSGAHTIGVTHCDKFVRRIYTFKQRLAWNPPMNLDFLRSLRRVCPINYSPTAFAMLDVTTPKVFDNAYFNNLRYNKGLLASDQVLFTDRRSRPTVNVFAANSTAFYEAFIAAMAKLGRIGVKTGGDGEIRRVCTAVN from the exons ATGGCGAGAGCCGGCGGCGGTGGTCTCCTCGTCTTCCTCCTGCGCGGCGCGGCGCTGGTGACGGTGGCGGCCGTGCTGCTGGTGGGCGCGGCGAGGGCGGCGCAGCTGCGGCAGAACTACTACGGCAGCTCGTGCCCCAGCGCGGAGTCCACGGTCCGCTCCGTCATCTCGCAGCGCCTCCAGCAGAGCTTCGCCGTCGGGCCCGGAACGCTCCGCCTCTTCTTCCACGACTGCTTCGTCAGA GGATGCGACGCGTCGGTGATGCTGATGGCGCCCAACGGGGACGACGAGAGCCACAGCGGCGCGGACGCGACGCTGTCGCCGGACGCCGTGGACGCCATCAACAAGGCGAAGGCGGCCGTGGAGGCGCTCCCCGGGTGCGCCGGCAAGGTCTCGTGCGCGGACATCCTCGCCATGGCCGCACGTGACGTCGTCTCCCTG TTGGGCGGGCCGAACTACGCGGTGGAGCTGGGGCGGCTGGACGGCAAGACGTTCAACAGGGCCATCGTGAAGCACGTCCTCCCGGGCCCTGGCTTCAACCTGGACCAGCTCAACTCCCTCTTCGCCCAGAACGGCCTCACGCAGACGGACATGATCGCCCTCTCAG GCGCGCACACGATCGGGGTGACGCACTGCGACAAGTTCGTTCGGCGGATCTACACGTTCAAGCAGCGGCTGGCGTGGAACCCGCCGATGAACCTCGACTTCCTGCGGTCGCTGCGGCGGGTGTGTCCCATCAACTACAGCCCCACGGCGTTCGCCATGCTGGACGTGACCACGCCCAAGGTCTTCGACAACGCCTACTTCAACAACCTCCGCTACAACAAGGGCCTGCTGGCGTCCGACCAGGTGCTCTTCACCGACCGCCGATCCAGACCCACCGTCAACGTCTTCGCCGCCAACAGCACCGCCTTCTACGAGGCCTTCATCGCCGCCATGGCCAAGCTCGGCAGGATCGGGGTCAAgaccggcggcgacggcgagataCGCCGCGTCTGCACCGCCGTCAACTAG
- the LOC8079612 gene encoding protein LIGULELESS 1: MMNLSAAANAACDEFPYVPSNAGAAPPSLLPIMDQENSIQREHHHQLGYNLEANSLALLPPSNAAAAHHHHHHATTIAGHSPHDILQFYPASASHYLASGGGGGNPYSHFGSAGTGSTFHQSSYYPPAAPEYYFPTLVSSAEENMASFAATQLGLNLNYRTYFPPRGGYTYGHHPPRCQAEGCKADLSSAKRYHRRHKVCEHHSKAPVVVTAGGLHQRFCQQCSRFHLLDEFDDAKKSCRKRLADHNRRRRKSKPSDADAGDKKRAHGNKAAAAKDKAGSSSKNMDIGDGLGTQILGSALLSKEQDQAMDLGEVVKEAVDPKGKASMQQHHGIHQQHHGFPFHSSSAGSCFPQTQAVSSDTTSNIAQVQEPSLGFHHQHHHQHSNILQLGQAMFDLDFDH, from the exons ATGATGAACTTATCGGCTGCCGCCAACGCCGCCTGCGATGAGTTCCCCTACGTGCCGTCCAACGCGGGCGCCGCTCCCCCTTCTCTGCTCCCAATCATGGACCAGGAGAACAGCATCCAGAGGGAGCATCATCATCAGCTGGGCTACAACCTCGAGGCCAACTCCCTGGCTCTGCTCCCCCCgtccaacgccgccgccgcccaccaccaccaccaccacgccaCCACCATCGCCGGCCACAGCCCCCACGACATCCTTCAGTTCTACCCTGCCTCCGCCTCGCACTACCTTgctagcggcggcggcggcggcaacccCTACAGCCACTTCGGCTCCGCCGGGACCGGGAGCACCTTCCACCAGTCGTCGTACTACCCGCCGGCAGCGCCCGAGTACTACTTCCCCACCCTCGTCAGCTCCGCCGAGGAGAACATGGCCAGCTtcgccgccacgcagctgggGCTCAACCTCAACTACCGGACCTACTTCCCGCCGAGAGGCGGGTACACGTACGGCCACCACCCGCCGCGCTGCCAGGCCGAGGGATGCAAGGCCGATCTCTCCAGCGCCAAGCGCTACCACCGCCGACACAAGGTGTGCGAGCACCACTCCaaggcgcccgtcgtcgtcacCGCCGGTGGACTGCATCAGAGGTTCTGCCAGCAGTGCAGCAG ATTCCATCTCCTGGATGAGTTCGATGATGCCAAGAAGAGCTGCAGGAAACGCCTAGCGGACCACAACCGTCGTCGCCGCAAGTCAAAGCCATCGGATGCTGATGCCGGGGACAAGAAAAGGGCACATGGGAACAAAGCAGCTGCTGCTAAAGACA AAGCAGGAAGCAGCAGCAAGAACATGGACATTGGAGATGGGTTGGGTACACAGATACTGGGAAGTGCACTCTTGTCCAAAGAACAAGATCAAGCCATGGATCTTGGAGAGGTGGTGAAAGAAGCAGTGGATCCCAAGGGGAAGGCATCAATGCAACAGCATCACGGCATCCATCAACAGCATCACGGCTTCCCCTTCCATTCATCATCAGCAGGCTCTTGCTTCCCCCAGACCCAAGCCGTCTCGAGTGATACCACATCAAATATAGCTCAAGTGCAAGAGCCAAGCTTAGGGTTCCACCATcagcaccaccaccaacacagcaACATCTTGCAGCTCGGCCAGGCTATGTTTGATCTCGACTTCGATCACTAG
- the LOC110436248 gene encoding uncharacterized protein LOC110436248, with amino-acid sequence MSTMAAKLEKLKMPLADGFLIHLALNSLPKEYETFVVNYNTQPEEWDLEKVIAMCVQEEERLKNANGGSVNFVKGKNKKPFYNKKAPDASTSQNKGGSTSQPKAHPKQDNQHRQEDPDRCRWCNETGHWKHDCPKFMKHCLVKGIQWRENPSKRRKTD; translated from the exons ATGAGCACCATGGCAGCCAAGTTAGAGAAGCTAAAGATGCCCCTCGCTGATGGTTTCCTCATTCACCTAGCTCTAAACTCACTTCCTAAAGAGTATGAGACATTTGTTGTTAACTACAACACACAACCAGAGGAGTGGGATTTAGAGAAGGTGATTGCTATGTGTGTGCAAGAGGAAGAAAGGCTCAAGAATGCAAATGGTGGTTCTGTGAACTTTGTGAAaggaaagaacaagaagccaTTCTACAACAAGAAAGCTCCAGATGCCTCCACCTCCCAGAACAAGGGAGGAAGCACTTCACAGCCTAAAGCACACCCAAAGCAAGACAACCAGCACAGGCAGGAGGACCCGGATCGCTGTAGATGGTGTAATGAGACAGGGCATTGGAAGCATGACTGCCCTAAGTTCATGAAACATTGCCTAGTGAAAG GGATTCAGTGGAGGGAGAACCCTTCAAAGAGGAGAAAGACAGATTAA